Below is a genomic region from Henckelia pumila isolate YLH828 chromosome 3, ASM3356847v2, whole genome shotgun sequence.
CGAGCGAAGTCCATATTGAGATAGTCGTGCTACTTTACGCTCTTGATCTCAATCTACCGGTGAATGCGGGGCGAGTAATTCACGCATAGTTGAGGCATTCCATCACTACCAGGACATCGGCTCTTTTCTTTCCGATGATTATCACGCAACTGTGCTTGCACGCCGGTGTACCACATCGACCCGACGAGGAATGGTTGCAACCCATGCGCCCAATTGATCACGCCACTGTTGACGCCAAACGTACTTATCGGATGCGCCTGTTCATGTTGGACGATCGATTTGTGCCAGCCCCCGATCCAGTACGCCCTCTGCCGCTCCCCCGTCGAACTACTACTATCATTGTTCGGGATTTGGCCCACCATGCTCAATATCAAAACACCTTCAATGCCGCTGTAGCCTCGAAATTTCAGGCATTGGACTTCATTTTCCGAGGCATTTCAGAGCGACTTGGGATCGACCCTACCACACTTCCACCGGCTATCCCATTTCCACAGCCTTCCGACTTTCATGGCGCCAATCCTGTCCTTCCTCCCGAGCATGAAGAGGAAGATGCCGCCGACCATTAAACTAGGGGAGTTTCGTTTTACttttttgcattgcattgtgTTTAGTTGTTTGCTTGTGTTTTGGTTTGTGCtgcattggggacaatgctttgtttaagtgtgtgtgtgtgtgtgtgtgtgtgtgtgtgtggggggggggggggggggggtttacATTCCATGCATAttgttttctttgtttgtattGCAATCTCGTGTCGTGTTACTGCATCGTATTTTGTTTTTGTCGTTTGTTTTGTTTGTGTCTTGTAATGCATGAGTTGGGGATGAGAttttagcctatgatgagatggttaaaaatgatgaatttttttgaaaaaaaatttcactcttgatcagatttgagaaaccgtaggttgtttgttgaatattcttgagcacgcatgtttaaccggtgaagtgtagcgatgtattaaaTATCATGGATGTCTGTtagaccattgcacgacaataggtgtttgtgaaacttgatggttcttgagtttcgaTGATCTGGTTGATTTAGCATTTACTCTCTTGGGTATGTAAAAAAAACATCAGTTTTTATAGCATATTTATGAAGCaatcaactccatccgggttgcgagcgagatgtttgaaatcctattcgtCTTGcttgtggctaagtttgcgggtaaaatGGGGTTtagccttgaaaaaaaaaagttagtaACGCatcagttccatccgggctatagatgaggggatttaaattctaatcctatcttagttatagctaagtatgcgagtaattattggggctGTAAAAGATAAAATTTGTGGTGCGTAATTAGCTTAAGAGAGTTTGtgttttgttgatggattgttgggaggagagttcttgattgtgaggcTTACACTAAATTGTTATAGAttggcgaacagtcttgaaactttgtcttttgaagttgaatgtaactggggtaacatgacacacacacatgtTCGCATTCGAccgaaggtgtatcattgatgagtGAGAGTCGCTATGAACTTGTTTTTTatgaagtggttttctctgaggctatattGTGCATACTCATCTTTACTTatgtatttgttttgtttcattttgtttttgcataacttgctcgagggcgatcaaagtttaagtgtgggggtatttgatagttgtgttttgtttgcatattttgatgttattttgttagtaatttgcatgcatttatttgcttttgttcttgttttatcttatttttgtaatttgcatgcatttagcttCATAACTTATttccgggtttaatgtgtaggaggtGTCGAAGTTGAAGAAAAGGAAGGCAGAAAATCGAAGATTATTGGGCGCTCGAGCGGATGAACTCGAGCGATCGAGCGCCGCGTCTGGTGAGGCAAAACAGAGAATCACATATTTTGAGCGCTCGAGCGGATGAACTTGAGCGATTGAGCGGCCAAAAAGTTTGAAAAAACAGAGAATTGCATATTATTGAGCGATCGAGTGGCCGTACTCCTGCGCTCGAGCGCGCGAGGCTTTTTGGGAAggattttataattttgaaaacttttttattttggactctagactTTATTAGGATTTTAATTCCATTTTTGGgggattattatcagattttggagACCCTCaaaggcggctaggttttattctttcaattctctctctagttttcttttatttctttgaattttcttgtgtttttcatgaatcgttgtagctaaacctttttacttggttgagggagacgaaaccttgatataatttattcatgagatttgaattgcagtgtttaattcttgttaagtatcaatatttgatctggtttatttcatgcttgtatgcgaaattttaggattgaccatcttaggattttgttttgcaaactaTAGTTAAATTAtagttcaaatccgtaattgtttgaattaactaatttgcgaagcaactacgtttgatattttctgttgttgaatttattgaatCGTAGGGTCaagtattgactaggctaaatacaaccgctggtgtttgtgttgtctaggttcgtcagttttactagtttgaatgctatcgtaaatttaaatctagatcgctggaatccgggttaatttattggtaaggattaatctagaatgttgttttctgaTTAAGTAAAcctaaggtgaaacaggaatttggtttccaatgatgaatacttgataggattaattattttttttagggaatcgatgaatgaataatgaatatcaagggtgtagtcgaccgataccaagtctcgtctcttattgatttctttattttaattttcaatcttgcatgctagtaatcttattaattttaattgcttaaaattttcagtagttaatccaaatctcaaaaccccttttatttatttccagtattttaagaacacaattaaatttacctttcctcgtgggaacgatccctactcacactactacatttttagtgattatctgattgagttgggtaatttgggcgtgacacgattaagcgctaccagtTAAGGTAAAACTTTGAGGTAGGTTGAACTCTACCCTATTTTTATGTTGCTCTATCCAAACAAATAAATACATGTGGTTGGCGTATGCGACCCATTCCTAAGCTTTCAAGTCATGTAATTTGCATTTTAATTATCCAACAAGAAGAAATTACAATAATGGCAAGTTCCATCTATACTAtctatattaaattattaatattgaAGAAAGATGGATGTATATGAtccaatttaattatattaatgtaGATAACAAAGTGATAGTTAAAGACAGGAAATAAACATTACATATAGAAAGAGAGAGACCAATAACGATGAATAACGATGGAGAGGAGAAACAGAAtttagggtttttttttaaaaattaattaatataaaattataaaaaattataaaaatatatcatcTTACTATCTTACTTTTTACTATCTTAGCATCTTAATTTTTACTATCTTATTAAGTGTGTGTGGCTTATAAAAACTGCTTTTGGTATcatgataattttttaaaattttcccaTTATTCCTCTCACTTTCTCATAGGTTTTCCTCCTAATCTCCTTCCTCCTCTTCCATTTTTTTCTCTGTCACATTCAAATTTCCTCTGACGGCACTTTATCAAGTTGTAGTCtttatcaaattatatatttatgggATACGCATCGCGTGTAACATGGTGGCTTGTTATTTTATAAAACTTTATCAAAGTATTATAATCCGGGATAATAAGTCCCGGATTTGGCAGGGTTTATATCATGTGGAAGAACCATGGCAAggctttccttttttttttttttggtttatttgaaattaataaaaataataaataatatttagtcaataatatttaattaattaatcaaatattttaaagatttttctattaaaataattatcataaaatgaaagtcatttcattcaattaattGCTCTTATCTTTCATAAAttagtttttaataaaataaaccagttttaaatatttttactatatttatttattatttttattaaactcAAATTCAAACAAACCACAAAAAATATAGTCaacaatatttaattaataaataaaagattttaaatattttttattaaaataattaccaAAAAATGAAAGCCATACCGTCTaattaattgctcttatgtttcataaattaactaattgactaaatttataaaataattagatttatttttattaattacactattaatataaatattaagtaGTGTATTATTATTGCTAATATGAGTATATAAAGTAAAATAATTACAGTTAGTTTtagtataatattattattattatggttttatttaaaaaatattagaatttataactttaatttttcataaaacataataattaatttaatttacaaatattttctcaaaaaaatatAGAGAAATTACGACACAAAAACTAATGAAAAGTGATTTACGATTATCAAATAACATTAATTCATATTACAAGTAaacaattttaataaaaaagaccagttttaaatatttttgactatattttatttattatttttactaaACTCAAATTAAAACAAAGTGATACTTAAAGGACAggaaataaacattaaatataATATGGTTCCTACCCGCAATTAGTGCCTCCTCTTATCCTTATTAGTTATTAGTGATGAAAGTGAAGCTAATGAATGGCTCCAAGAAAACTGTCTCTAtacatgaaaatatatattgaaATCTCGTGTTGATTTCTGCATATAcccaaacaaacaaacaaacaacgaGCTATTATCAGTGCCCGGCAAAACTGTCTCTCATATTTGCTTTTAGCTACGTTAAATTTTAGAGTAATGCTAGATGTACACCTTGGTTTACACTCTtccttattaattataaaattttcctTGATCAACTagatatttatttcttatcatgggtattttgcaattaatgaggaaaattagaaaaattttaaGTAAGAGTGTAAACCAAGGTGTATACTACAAGGTGTACATCTAGCATTTTTCTAAATTTTATTGTCGCGGAGACTAGCTAGAGATGGTTTTTAGATGAAATCCTGGTGAATTCTTTCTTTCAtttggttttgcctccttcaTTTTGATGTTTATTTTCATCGTTTAAAGTCATGAAAATTTCAACATTATTATTAAAGAAATTGAGCAAGTTTTCTTCAATACAATAAAATACATTTAGTATATTACATAAATAAAGTTGAAAATAATCGACATCATATTAGCAGCGACACAATTGTCACTCGAAAATATCCAGATTGCTTATATGgatcattttaattttaatgtgtagATGCTCATTTTCAAACACGAACTAGTCGACTTTTTAATTTGGTTTTGATTTGAaactaataaaattattttttttttaaaaaaaaatttatgttttgaaaaatttcctgatatatatatatatatatatatatatatgataaaaaaGATATCATTGCAATAGGAAgttgaaataaaaattaaggATGGAAGGGAGGGGTGAAATAtggaaaatgatgattttgattatGATGACATTAAGGATTTGCAATGGAGCAAGAAAGGTGGAATACAGAGAGGCCCCCAAGTTTTACAACTCACCCAACTGCCCTTCTATGAATCTACACGTAGCAATGACTCTTGATTCAGTTTATCTCCGGGGCTCGGTGGCCGCAGTATTTTCCGTGGTCCAGCACTCCTCCTGCCCGGAGAACCTCGTCTTCCACTTCATCGCAGCCGCCTCCTCCTCCACCAACAAATCGTACCTCAGGCGCACAATCTCAAACTCATTCCCTTATCTATCTTTCAGGATTTACCATTTCGACGACTCGACGGCGGCTGGATTAATCTCAAACGCCATCCGGGAAGCCCTGGACTGCCCGCTCAACTACGCCCGCAACTACCTCGCCAATATCCTCCCAACATATGTTGAGAAGATGGTTTACCTGGACTCCGACGTGGTGGTGGTGGACGACATAGGGAAACTGGCCGCCACCCTGCTCACCAATGATGCAGTTTTAGCGGCTCCGGAATACTGCAACGCCAACTTCACCTCCTACTTCACGCCCACATTCTGGTCCAACCCTTCGCTGTCCTTGACTTTTGCCAACAGAAAACCTTGTTACTTCAACACAGGCGTCATGGTCATTGATCTCCAAAGATGGCGAGCTGGAGATTACACCACCAAGATTGTGGAATGGATGCAACTGCAGAAGAGGATTAGGATCTACCAGCTTGGTTCTTTACCCCCCTTTTTACTTGTTTTTGCAGGGAATATAGCCCCCGTGGATCATCGATGGAATCAACATGGGCTCGGAGGCGATAACTTCTTGGGACTTTGCCGGGATCTACATCCCGGTCCGGTCAGCTTATTGCATTGGAGTGGAAAAGGCAAACCGTGGGCTCGCCTCGACACCGGCCGGCCTTGCCCCCTCGATGCATTGTGGGCGCCTTATGATTTGTTGCGCTCTTCTCCATCTTTTCTTGAATCTTGAGGTCTTCATTCCAatgtcattatatatatatatatatatatatatatattgtttctcTACGTaccattaaattaattaattaactcacTCATCTTTAGTTCTATAATAAATTATGTGAAAATAATAAATTGAGAATTCATCAATATTAATCATGACTGATCATGAATTGTATTAATTTATTTGCAGGGACTTTGCATGCCGATCAGAAGCCTCTAATATACATATACAGATAGCAGCAAGAGACACAAGTGATCGATCGATCGATCTTGGTTTAATTGAGATCCTACTCAATTATTAATTGTGCATGTACTACATAATATACGTACGCACATGTTGATTGCCTAGTAAaaataatcatgtattaatTTGGGGTACATATTACAAGTTAATTTGAATGATAACAATTAAAAGCAGCTTACACTAATTACATTAAAAGTGAACATGCATGATTGCTAAAGTAACACCATGCATCTAAAGCCTTTAATTTATGGCTCTTTTTACCGGAGACAACGGATCCAATTTGTTCCAACTTCGGCTCTACACTTTTCGTTTGAAATTGCTTTTGTGTGTTTCATGTGCtcattgatttttattttttttttcatttaattcATAATGTAATATTATTAATCAGAACATACAAAAAATGGTTGATTAAAATATATCTATAAGCATGCATGATCTATATATAAATAGCTATAGctgttaattttattttgatctGTTTTCTAAACCAGACATTTTTACGAAAATTGAAGTTCTGGATTACTATAATGACCTCATACACACTCATGACTCCCAGGAGGTAAAATCAAATCGAGCTACTTCATATCTATATTCGCGAGTAAAAGCAAGATCATATTAATTAGTCAACAGGGGGAAAATTAAAGGATTTGTCGGCAAAAGTTGATTTGTTTTGTGCTATTTCAGAATCCAAGAGAGACAAGCTAGTCCTTTGGGGTCAACAAAATATATACTCGATGACTTTCGAGAGAAAATAGCAATAATCGATAAATAAATTCACGGATTGTTATCACTTGTTATCACCGAAAAAAATTGGGTACACATGAGATCTTTTCTTTCTATCGTGGCTTCGTAACTCAACTGGTTTTCTCTGCACAAAATAAACAGCTCGTGAATGAGTGTCATAGAAGAGTTTTTCCGGCGTAACCACTCTAATGCCTAAGTCAATATATGACTTATTGAGGAAGAAAACTATAAGAAATATGTAGCAAAGTGTGCAATATATTGTGTATGAGATTGTATATTCTCAATGTTTTATCAAGAATGAATCAAATCTTCTCGATCTTCCAATGTGGGTAGAACTCTTATAggttttgcctataaataccgTGTATGAATAGGTTCTTGTGAAAGATCTAATCATTGGAATTCTTCGACATTTATACAGTATATATGAGCAAAACATCTTGATACAAATTCTGAACGGAGTAGATTTTCATTGAAAGCTTGAAGACTCGGATATATATTTATGGTCGTCTGTTGTCCTCCTCACATAGGTTCTGTGATGCATTTTTTAATACACAATTGCCAAAAATCTAAGGGTTGaagttttttgaaatttatactGTGTATCAAGAACATCttgtttaatattttggatgaaGAATTTGTTTCCGTTTGGATTCAGATATTCGAGCATAAAACAGAAGTTGCTGCAATTTCTATGCAGTAGGCTCATGACCTAAAGGTAGGTTATAACTCTTGGGATGAGGCCAATCTCCTGATATATTGAGATGAGGCTAAGGTGGATTTTATATactaaatttattttgatacatcatgcattaaaattattgttattttggattttttctGCATTGGTTTCGTATTTTGGTGCAGCACTCagaacatattatattttggcTCGGTCCCTAACCCTACTTAATAAGCCCGAGCGAATGAGGCCTCGACACCATATATTAAGCCCAAGTGAATGAGGCCCTGGCACGGTATTTTTGGGTCGGtccctgtagtaacccagaacccattttaagataataatatgttaaacatgattaatggttaataattaaccaattccagggtTCAATCGGACATCAGAATTAAGAATTGGGCTTCCATAGTTTGGGCCAgctcggacggtccgaagaggacttcggacgatccgaactcagcaacCCGGAGGCTCCAAAGagggcttgttgacttcggagttaaggcacgttcggacggtctgaaaaaggatcggacggcccgaactcccttATGCTAagcaggcaggattactcagcaatggattttgacaagtgtcatgcataggacacttcggacgacccgaagtggtTATCGGAAaatccgaactcgacgtgttctGCATGCAGGAGTTGAGCtggatcagacgatccgaacccgagttcggagggtccgaacttgaccggaaatttgcctataaatagggctcatttggattcattttgaattacgaattccgagttttcctcttcagttatatagtgtgagatatacacttgagggtcctatcggttataatagaagttctgaaataaccaaggtgtggttatagtcatccgagactagcaactccaaagggcttactacggacgaaggtatggtccgaaaatctatttaagttttgggagtatttattagcttagttaaggcttatagacttgtgtagtgatacggtgaacttttgattataggcttggaacctaggatcctactagacttgaactagcctagaggtacgtacacattgactgagattgccagcgagtatacatgtttatgtgttgcatttatttggcattattatatgacatgatatatgatttaccgcttttcatattcatatgtcatgtgcatatacacgttgatcctataccttgttatacctgattatagagccgctcagctctatacttgttagtctgtcactgagggtactgcgacggcggggacatgtatgtctgactactctggtataCTAGACGAGTTTGGTTATacccaaaggttgatccgtgaggttacaacactcatgtggcgcctgtactaagcatgacttatcagatgacTCTTTACCAGTAATCacggttgcatgcatcatatacatatgtttactcatgtttatgtactgggcgtaagCGCTtatgtcctagttgttatcttggacaccctattacatagggcaggtcgcaggatggatgaAGCCGgtggttcgaggcaggactagggagccggagcttttcaggggattttatacatcaggatttgtttagctgtataatgttttatACTGTCGTATTTTAaacttttcgatatggttgtatcactactataATAAGCCTgaatatattttactaagctgatatgtaaattttgAGTTATGTTTCCACGTTtgactctgttaagcatttttgctttattaagtttaatgcatgctattagttgccagttagtaggtgatccaatGTTGGGTCTCTATAGTCCCTGACTACATCCCTTAAGCCTGAGTGAATGAGGTCTTGGCATTATATTTATGACTCTGGTCCTTGACCTTGTCCATCAAAGCCCGAGTGAATGAGGTCTCGACACTATAtttgtaacgcccggaaattTGATTACGTaaacccgcatgcataattagaaaaataatttatttcaaatttatgaatttgggttaaatgattttatgtgatattatgtgaattatgtgcatggtttaaaattttatttttagcatttaacccgcaattatggaatttatggaaagtttagatttttaagaaatttattattttgatcgcgtagacgggaccgtgaacGGACGAGATATTGATTTTTcattcaaattattttatgagatttttagtagccataaaatattattttaaggttttaattcccaaaatttatggtatttcatttatatattttagaaaactcatttttagccaaattaagtcattttattgacttttattaacctATAAAAATTCCCtatttttatatttcgggattttaagtTTTTAGAGTGTTTTAGCATGTGTATTAaagtttgaaaatatttattttatgatataTTATCTAGCTAATTAATTTACACTATTTATACCTAAATTACCTCCTAATTACCCTACACTATTCatgtctaaacccttcaagccGCCTCCATCATCTTCTCCATCCCTTCTCCCACGTTCCCACAACAGTGGCAAGCCTCCATAGCCGCTTATTCAAGATTTTAGCAAGTTTTCGTAGATCCGTCGTCCCAGGGTCCGTACACGCATTCTAGCTtcgataaaaaaatcaaaaggcaTGTCGAATTCTCTTTTCtcacaccatataagctatttatTTCGTTCATGTCAAGTTTTTATTGATTGGTTGGTGCTATGTTCAAATATGATGAAGATTTATGGTTAGAACATGCATATCTCATGCTTTTGCTTGAATTACATGTGCATGGTCATGTTTTGATGCAAGGGGATGGTTCCTGCTGCTGTCAGGCGGGTAAGGGAGTGTATTAGGGTCCTTAGGGACGTGTTATTGTTGCTGGTTCAGTGACTTAGTTTCTGGTTTGGGCAGAAAAGCTAGCTGGTCGCAGGTGGAAGCAAAATGAGCAGTCTTGGAAGATTGGCTCGTTCTTGTTCCTCAGGGCAAGTTTTAGGTTTATTCTAGTTGGGTTAGAACTTCAAGACCTTGGGAAAGGTATTCCAGGTGGTTTTCCGGCCGGTAGTTTCCGGACATGGGCGGCCAAATGGCCTGAAGGCGGCGGTCGCGCTCTGCACGCGAGCAGAATCTAAGGTGTGATTGTTTTGGTTCTTTATCCTACTACAGGACTTGGTTTGAGGtcaaatttgttgggttagaaccgtcttgATGTTGTCTAAGTATGGGCGTTGGTTTCACGACCAAAGGTGGCCAGAGCAGGTGGCACGGTCAGGTTTTCcaaagccgctcagggctgccgtGAGTTAGGAGTAGGGAAAGAAAGGCTAAGGTTGTGTCTAGGctttaggtgggccgggctggTGTTTTGGGTCCAGTTCAGGTCTAGGGTCTTGGGTTATGtttgttgggtccgggtccgggtccgggttaggtgagTCGGGCtcaggtattttaatttttaagtaattattagtttaagtgtgttttgggcttttaaaatttattaaaaatttatttggacttccaaataattttatttgggcctcaaataatttatttaagttagtccgatgatttttatgggcttgggagcacATAAAAAGTTTTGGGTCAGTCCGTagatttttgggtcagtctaggaatttattgggcttaattaatttaatgggcttaaatatttttatttaggtccagttaagtttaagtaatttatttgggctaatatatgatttttaggCTTAGTTTAAGTTGATGggcttaaatgttttttttttatttaggcccaattttGATTAAGGGCTTTTAGTTAagtattaaattatattatggaCTTTTAATTAAGTAATGGGCAACATTAAGATTTTATCGGCTTAGAATGAGTGAttagcagtctggaccaatccATAAAAATTTACTaagttcggaatatatatttaatttattttatgcattaaagttatgtttaagctgtaaggccctgaaaatatgaatattaattacggaattagagatttaaatttcgtatttggaaaatattcaatttgaaatttatggaaattagagattcaatttccgagccaaaaatatttaatttgagaatttatgggttttgagaattaaattccatgtttcgagaATTAAAGGATTTAATTGGAAGAAGAAATTCGAGCAGGGACTGAActgcaaatatcaaagtttcaGGGGCTAAACTACAAAAATGGGATTTGACTTGTCAACAAGAGATTTATTTTACACTTTGCACGTGTATATCTTCCCTTCAGCAGTAGCAAGACCGAGAGAGAGATGAATGAAGGTTCTAAGGACAATTTGCAAATAACCAAgctttcagggaccaaagtgcaatttccctATTGCAATTGGATGACGCATGTAAGCTAAATGAATATAAACGTGTAACTCCATCAGATTTCAGAAAAAGAAGTCGAGATTCAGccaaggaagaagaagagaagtcGAATCT
It encodes:
- the LOC140891010 gene encoding probable galacturonosyltransferase-like 1 is translated as MEGRGEIWKMMILIMMTLRICNGARKVEYREAPKFYNSPNCPSMNLHVAMTLDSVYLRGSVAAVFSVVQHSSCPENLVFHFIAAASSSTNKSYLRRTISNSFPYLSFRIYHFDDSTAAGLISNAIREALDCPLNYARNYLANILPTYVEKMVYLDSDVVVVDDIGKLAATLLTNDAVLAAPEYCNANFTSYFTPTFWSNPSLSLTFANRKPCYFNTGVMVIDLQRWRAGDYTTKIVEWMQLQKRIRIYQLGSLPPFLLVFAGNIAPVDHRWNQHGLGGDNFLGLCRDLHPGPVSLLHWSGKGKPWARLDTGRPCPLDALWAPYDLLRSSPSFLES